The Filimonas lacunae genomic sequence TGCGGTGATACGTATATGGCGGGTTATTTATACAAACGCGCCAAAGGGGCCACTATACAGGAAGCCGGTGAGTTTGCCGCTTCTATGGCCAGCATTAACATAGCCACCTCCGGACCCTTTACCGGAACTAAAGACGAAGTTTTAGCACATGCAGCAAAAGCTGAAAAGCAGATTCCGGTTATCTAAAACATACCTGTTATTAACAGTGCTGTTATTTTTAACAGAAGTGTACATTGGTAAATATGTACATGATGCTTTTGTGCGGCCTTATGTGGGCGACTTTTTAGTAGTGATATTATTATACTGCCTGGTGCAGAGTTTTATACAAATGCCTGTGAAACCATTGGCTGTGGGCGTGCTGTTATTTTCTTATGTAGTAGAAGTGCTGCAATACCTGAACATTGTAAAAGTGTTGGGGCTGGAAAATAACA encodes the following:
- a CDS encoding ribosomal maturation YjgA family protein, yielding MQQKLKSRFRLSKTYLLLTVLLFLTEVYIGKYVHDAFVRPYVGDFLVVILLYCLVQSFIQMPVKPLAVGVLLFSYVVEVLQYLNIVKVLGLENNSMARIIIGTAFAWSDILAYTLGILLVVWIEKIVNNRTTSAG